The DNA sequence aatacaacacaaagAACACatcaaaaatcacacaaaacacacacaatagcaaataataaaaaaaaaaaactaaaaaacaaaatgctaaaaaaatataaaaaaaacaactaaacacaagagcaaatcaaaaaacaaacaacaaatgaaaaaactaaataacaaatgaaaaagcataaagaatttttttttgttgaatcaaacgtgtacttcctgtttttgttgacAAGCAATTACGGCCGCTAGCCAATGACAAATTTGTGAtggaaaaagtttgtttgtcgCTTTCCCCAAAACAGAGCTTGCGGAGAACTGGACGGACACCAAAGAGACTCTCTTGGAGGGAATGGCGTTCAACGTCAAGTACCTGGGAATGACGTTGGTGGGCCAGCCCAAAGGCGAGGacatggccgccgccgccatccgCAGGATTGTTACCATGGTGGGCGACAAAAACATTCTTTCTTGTCGACAAAAACTGACTGTGAGCGACTCGAGGGCAACGTCAGCGAACGGCGTTCTCTTTTATGAGCCCCGCCCCTCGTAGTAAAGCTAACGGTGGGATTGAAATGGAATTGATTTATAGCAGCAAGCGCACACGTGTCTCCGTCTGTTCCCTTGGAAACGCATCGACCCGAAAGGgaactgcttctttttttttttttttttgtgccactcAGCTGTGATAAGAGCATCCTTTTGTTTTGGCTTAAAATGCGCTCGTTAGCACTTTCTACACGCATGATTGTGCTTTGTTGAAGCGGCCGCTTTTGCACTTTTCATTCACTTGCTTTGAATCTCCAGGGGGCGATTCCGTGTCCTTGGAAACGACCTTCTTGCTTCCAACTCTGGGCTTTGATTCACCTTTTAGCGGAAAAACAAAGTGCTGGCGTTAGCGGCGAGCTAATGGCGTCGCAAGCAGGTCGCCAGGCGGCCTCCCACATTGCTGCCTCAGCATTCCGGACAAAATCGAGGGTCCAGATGGAGAACCCGAGGGGAGCCGGCGGCCCAGCCCGGGGTGGcgatggggggaggggggggcactCACTCAATCTGGGTTACAAATGACACATTTCACCCCCGCACCCTCCTTTGCTCTCGCTTGTCATTGCCAATGAATTCCCATTTCACACACGGCGCACCTTTTGCAGCTTTATAACgggaacgttttcttttctttgaatcTGCAGGCTCGAGCCGGCACGAAGAAGTTCCGTAAAGTCACGCTGACGGTCTCCCCGAAAGGAATCGTCATTTCAGACACGGACACCGCCGACCTGGTAGAGAACGTCTCCATTTACAGGTGACTCAtccttgctaatgctaatgctaatgctaatgcgcTCACATGTACCTAAAGAAAAATGCTATCTAGTCCTCattaaataaatcagagttgtgCCTTGAGGTACAAGTTGAAATTCTAAAATGCTTCACTCAAATGAAAGATCATTGATTCATTTTAtcctccccccaaaattttgtcatttgtttcttaacaacgattttttttttgttgtcttaagTATCGGTGGCTGGTATTGACAAGCCTGTATTAGTACCCGATACCTTCAACTTATTGTAATGATATCAAATATTGTACAAACATTTCCgcgcagctaacaagagcgcgtgcttatgaaattgaaattcgtcctcctcttcctcgctcATCACAGGCGGGGGGGGATCAAACGTTCGGGatacgtgtgtgagtgtgtgtgtgtgtgtgtgtgtgtgtgagtgtgtgtgtgtgtgtgtgtgtgtgtgtgtgcgtgcgcgcacaaCCTGACAGCTCATTCTCCAGCTTGCTGTCAATCATGATTCCTTTTTTCCTTCACAAgctgaagccccccccccccccccaaccccacccccgGCACCCCCAACAAAAAAGATTCATTGTGTAGAATCCAAATGCAGCTTTGCCAACAAAGAATTACAGATTAATAAagaattttaataaatcatcttcaCTCTTATGAtgtcttgtttaatttaaatccTACAGATTGAGGAAGTaaaatacattctttttttttttccaggagagctcagtattgttcattcgatttgacatcatcattgctctcctttttttaaaaaaaaaaaaaaatccaacaaatcaattaaaaaaatttaataaatgttttttttttttttattattattaaatacatatacatatatatatacacatatacacacatatatatatacccttttttttgtatgtgggtgagtatgtgtgtgtgtgtgtgtgtgtgcgtgcgtgcgagcctgtgtgtattcatcagttcacctaaagcccattaaaaaaaaatcccatactaataatataatataataataaattgccagatgcagaaacatcaatgtaagttatcacgatgtagtggctctcgctaacagacagaattaagtaaccagaattaggttaaaaaattctatatacgtagaccaagtttctataaattttgatatttggtttttatttgaggcagatattttttccattaaaatgtgatttatgaggaggttagaccattggtcgatattcagagtttgtttatttttccagttaataataaaaaatacattctaaataattaaagaaaaatgcagtcatgtttttgtatttgttatacGGTGATTTATAGCTATCAAAACACTTGACTACAAAAGAATGGAttgcatgtattaaaatgacaataattgTACTTAATGACTTTTATGAATAAGACCTGACGTGCGTTCTCCGTCTCAACGTGCAATTAAGGTCGTAAGTTAGCGTCGGGGTGTCCTGGGCTTTGCAATGTGGGTCGCTCGTCGTCACCCAGCAACTCCGAGGAGGCGCCTCATGCAAATGCGGATGGTTTGTTTGCGCTTGGGCGCAATATTCGACATTGTTATGAATAGAAATATGAGCGCGGGGCGCTTTGAAGTCTGCAAATGAGCGGCGCCTCCACCGATAACGCGCTGACACACTGCAACGGTGCGAAtcggacacgcacgcacacacgcgcaatGAGAGCGCAGTCCACCGACATCAAGAgattattcaaatgattttccatattttttccCATGAGACGAAGAACAGATAGATGAGAAACGTTAAATATAGACACCGTTGTAAACTTCATTAAAATAGACACAATTATAATATTCATAATTGGATTCATGATGCTTTTCCAAGTGGTCAAATGTTAGcaagtataataataaaatcaatcgTGTAAAAAGCTTATTTCTTGAAATTAGTTCAATTTTAGCTgctataatgtttttttaaaggtctaAAAATCAAATGGACATAAAGATGTGGatttaataaaattttgctataacttaatatataatataataataactttaaatgtattatttataattatttgggaggattttttttataatgtaaatGTTGCctggattacaaaaaaaaaataataaaatgcaaatacaCAAAAGCCTggacataataataaatgtgccTATTAcatccattttattattttcagtgGAGCCTTGACATCTCTTTGTAaccttgtaactcaaaacactcatatctcaaacCATCTTTCCCATTTGAAATGAGTGGAAATGCCATTCAAAATGGAATtcatagaatgtaaagaaacagTTTGTGTGTGACTTGTGCCACCGGGTGGCAGTATAGCTGCCAACTGCAGTAATTATAGTCACTCTTTGCAGATGATAAAGAATACATGCCCGCCTATGTCGCTCAAAGCGTTATAACGCCGCCAcatagatgctatttgttagcatttagctaagcAGACTTCTCTGCAATGTTTATGTGGTCGTTGGAAATAGGTGCAATTTCTCGCAAGCCGTATGGTCATTTTTGCATAAGAGCTCTCTgtcagtcaaataaaaaatgaactggTGACAAGAATGTGTTCACCAAACTCATATTCATAAGCGCCTCGAGCGCGCTCATCACTTAAATCGGAGAAGACGAGAGAGGACAGAAAACGACATTGATCGCATGCTCTCCTTTGCCTCCAGATATTCGCAAATTAATTCATAACGGATCTAATTATAGCTGAAATGCGTCAAGGTCATGACTCGTTGCATGCTGGGGGAGAAAACGATCTGGATCCGTTTGCTGCTACGGCCAACTTGCGCATATTCACCTTTCGGGCATTTGCGTcgaaacttttcttttcttttttttttccatatatttCGTTGCAGTAAAACTTTTCAGTTTCCGTCAGGCCAAAGCAATACCTGTATTGTtttagcgccatctggtggcaagATGTAAATATAGTTTTATCCCTTCTACATGCTGGCTTATCCaaacatactttaaaaaaatattcctcaGCTTCTGTTCTCATGCTCTCGCCAACAAATGGGAGGAGACTAACATATGTCATCGGCCAAATAAATCAAACCAAACTAAACATACATTCAAGGTCATACATGCTCAAGCAACTCGCATACGAACACAAATCTGCTAGTTTCGTTCTCCATAAGGCAAAATACTGGTAAACAATctcaatcttttgtttttgcttctttCCAGAATCTCTTACTGCACAGCAGATAAAAGCCAGGACAAAGTGTTTGCGTACGTGTCTCAGAGTCCTTTCAACGAGACGCTGGAGTGTCACGCCTTCCTCTGCCAAAAGAAGAAGATTGTATGTGTTTGGAAAAGgaacaacttttttgttttgctttgaagAAACACGAACGAACACTTGCGTCTACTCCGTTAATAGCTGTGGGTAATTGGAGCAATGATGGTTTGGCTCCACCTTGTGGTAGCTTAGGTATATGCACGTTACAATGATGCCTGAATAGGATCaaattgatatatttatttatataaatgaaatagttataattatttatttgatggAATTTGTCAATATTGCTAATATTGCGAATGTGTTTTCTTGTTGCAGGCTCAGGCTGTGACTCTGACAGTCGCGCAGGCCTTCAAAGTAGCGCTGGATTTGTGGGAGATTGCCCAGCAAGGTCATTTGAAGGTCTACAAAATGAATCATAACTTCAACGTCGTCTTCaccttgaaagtttttttttgctcttggaTCTTTGTAGACAAAAGCAGGAAGGCAAGAAGCACGTGTTGTCCCTGCGCCGCCGGCAGTCCTCAACGCACGCCGGCAACCGGCAGTCCGTGTCTTCCTGCGGGTGCGATGATGCGAAAAAGGAGCGCGCCATGCCCACATTTATATCATGACCGTAACCGATTAATCACCCgatttatttaaagaaatatatatatgaccAACACAgtaacttctttttttggggggaaaagggCCACCTTGCTGGTTTACCGTTCTTTTCCAACTTTGTATCTGCTTCCTCAGATGGCTCAAATGCGTGCGCGTCCGCCGGCGTGGACAAGAATCTCAGCCGGCCGTTCCTGTCCACTTCCATCAGCTCACCGTCGCCTCGCAGCAACCCTACTCGGAGGCGGCCCGTCAAACACGACTCCTGGGTAGGAGGCCGCACtctaacaaaaaacatttttcgtGGCCATGTTCCGAAAAGGCGTCTAACCTTGAAATAGATCGCCGTCATGGCCGCTTGACAGCGCCTCGAGTACAGATATTGCTTTTCAAATGTGAGCAAAGTATAGATACAGCATCTGAAaaagaattcattcattcagtgtTGGAAAAGGATGAAGTGAGCAGATGCCGATGCGGGTGTTCCTCACTAGATGGCGCCACAATCACGAGTCTTGTTAACAGACTGACTGACAGAACAAACGATTTAATGCCAATGCTAattaaatcagggatgtgatttgaccaaagtgaaattatctgaaaatttagccgggggtttcggggccgctggcacccagctaggtccagggcagtgccctggtggggggacaaggggggctttgccccccggagctcatgggttttccgtgtttttaagtactttcaatgcactcacatgacaaagaaatagacaaaacaacagcatcaattttcaatgcatattgaactatcccatataaaatggcagttttagtcaactcaaaatcagtcacattcaaaaacattggactgcctttgcttttaaaaactatcactgagaatatcatcatatctaactaatgtgattactaagttaacacataaataatgttgaagagttcaaatttcatgaacaaataatagtatcatgaccaaatgaaaagtaactcatattatattatattatatatattgagcataccacaaatgtctttgttatagcagaagatgttatctgtcggagtcatgtgcatacacaatgaactactaaaaaaaaaaaaatcgattttttttttggggggggggggggggataaaaaaaagcggaattccgcgaattagcggaaaaatcacatccctgttaaatcAATCGGCAGCATCGTATTTATTGGAAAGCGTTTGTGTGCGTGCTTTGTTATGGCAATCTGAAGAGGAGATGCgtagaataaataataaatgcatgCGTGTATCGATTTCTGTGTTGCATCTCGACAGGACGTGGACGACGGCCTGGACGACCAACTGTCAAGGTAAGCGTCAAGCAACAAGTTTCATGTAGGATGGAAATTGAAAGGAGtcgacattattattattattattattattttttttttaaatgtcctctCGTCAACTGGAGCACAAAAGGTTTTTCATTTTCGTGTGAGATGTtgcttttgtcttgtttttgcgTGACATGCAGCAGCATGGACGTAGAGGACGCATGCGGTGGTAAGTTGAAAGTGTGGACACTTGTTGACCACATGTTGACCATTTTGCTTCCCACtggactccggagcatgtgctCGCTCCGCAATGTTGTCACTTAGCAGTTGCTTCTTTTCGCTGCGCGGCATTTCTCCAGAGTCGGACTTTTGATTTcacttcgtcatcatcatcatccgagATCATTCACACAACCGTTGAaggatttcaaaaaaaaaaaaaaaaaaaaaacctgtcccCTGTATTTTTGTCAGAATGGTCGAGCCCGGCTCCTGATCCGTCTTTGACGATGCAGCTTTGAGCCCACGGCGTCAAAATGGATCAAAAcaaacactggagcgcagtgcGGATCAGCTCAAAACAAACACCAACGCCCCCGGGGTCGTCCCACAGTGTTGACTCTTTGAGGACAACCGCCAAAACTGTCCCTCAAAACTATCACAGTAAGGaccaaaacttttctttttttttttccaatcataACGAAGATGGCAACCTTGTGAACTTTCAAACTGTGTGGGCAACCGCCATGTCGTCGCCGTTCATCCAATCACAATGAGGACAACAAGCCTGTGTCCATCCGTCCCGGCAAAATGAGGACAACCACCTTGCgtcttgaaaatgattttttttctctcgacgCATTCCACAATTTTTACATCAACGTTAAAGCCTGTCGACGAATCGctaatcacattttaagcatCTCGTGGAGGACTTTGGACTTGCCCGTCAATTTCTGTCCAACAAGGTGAAAGTCTTCATAGAGAGTTTGAAAAGAAGATTTGGGCTTTTCTGATTTGGACCACCGGGACTGGCGGAAACGAACAACGGCAGTAAAGCTCGATCTTCGGCGCCAAAATGTTATGTTCAATAATGTGCGCACAACAAATGTATGCTAACGAGAACTTTATTGATCGCCTGCCAATTAACATCAAGACACTTGTTGCAATATGGCAATGCGGCCGTCTGGATGCTACAAGCTTGTGGAAatgtttgaacaaaaaaaacaggcacattcaattacctttttttttttttgaccaaagtcatataaataataaatgagcctatttgcatattgtgtacaCTGCATATTAAATCATGTCAAAGAAACTGTGCTTGCTTTCAGATGCACACGCTTTTCTCACTTACTATTCAGtttgaatccttttttttttttttggtagcttGACTTACGAATGCCccacttttatttttcaagtgatGAGCCAAAGGGCTCTCCGCGTATGTATCAATCCAGCACGTTGCCACGGTAACAGGCCATCAAGTACCCCAGGTGTGGATAGGCTGCAGTGAGATTATGAAAATATCACCTTGTGTACTTTCTACGTGAAGATATTCAGCGGAATTAAATTTCATGTCACGTGGTTGAGGCGGATTTgacattgaatattttttttatttggcacTGAAGCTAATACAGTTGTTGAGAAATGCACAAGTTTGTTCTACATtcatatttgttcattttagaTCTGTTGTTGATTTGAGCAATGCGCATCTCTACCAGCAGATGGCGTGCATGCAAGTCCATTACGTACGCACAGTCGATAGATCGGCTACTGTTATGTACTGtacaaatggaggaaaatatgatTAGGTATTGATAATGAATGATGTCTATTTGGCACCTCATTAACATTCACACAATCATATAGGGTGAGGGTTCACAAATATTTTGGGTCCGGGGACCCCTAGaggaatttattattaattgtccagcaaaacaacaacaaatatagtTTGAAATTCTTTTGTGACAACTGTATTGATTATAATTTTTGCCTACCCCTAAACTACGGCTTGTTCACAGACTCCGGTTTTCAAACCGCTGATATCGATCGAGTACAGTGTTGGCCTATTAAAACGAGTCATCTAATGGAAGTCATGTCAATatcaaaaatgaatatttacagTGATGCCGCTGAACTCCCCGAGATTGAATGTTGTATTGCAAAAAGATGATGCTTAATGGTGTACTTGCGTCTTCCTACCTATTGTCTTTGCATGCACGTGACGGCTCGCTGGCTCCTTCTCGCGGATGACGTCGTTCACGGCCGCGGacgcttcattaggtacacccgcaAGAGTCCAATTAATGGGCAAGAGAGGCCGTAGAAGTCGTTGGCGTCTCGGGTGTgccgcttcttttttttggccgTCACACTTCGATGATGTTGATGGACGGCACGGATGGGTGAAACTgcaacggggaaaaaaaaaaggcaagttcAGGCAAAATGTCGTGTGGGAGTGAcgatgaaatattaaaaacccAGAAAGGATTTGAGTCGAGCCAGCATTGGCAGCTCGTCCTCTTAACACACAAATGATCCACGAGTCCTTCCAGtaaattttgtttgaaaatcaaTCTTGATTATTGATGGATGACATCTTCAGCtatgggtagggtttcaaacgagtgttagggtttcaaatgagggttttaagaAGTTCTTATCAGTTGGTATCAAATTAGGTTTTCCAACTATGGGTcgggtttcaaatgagtgtaTTAAGATATGATtggggcttcaaattagggttttaaaaaaatagtttgggtatcaaactatgttttcaacTATGGGTActtgggtagggtttcaaataagagtTGAAAGATATggttggtttcaaattagggttttaaaaaaatagtttgggtatcaaactatgttttcaacTATGGGTActtgggtagggtttcaaataagagtTGAAAGATATGATtggggcttcaaattagggttttaaaaaaatagtttgggtatcaaactatgttttcaacTATGGGTActtgggtagggtttcaaataagagtTGAAAGATATGATtggggcttcaaattagggttttaaaaaaatagtttgggtatcaaactatgttttcaacTATGGGTActtgggtagggtttc is a window from the Vanacampus margaritifer isolate UIUO_Vmar chromosome 19, RoL_Vmar_1.0, whole genome shotgun sequence genome containing:
- the LOC144039208 gene encoding low density lipoprotein receptor adapter protein 1 isoform X2, which produces MDALKSAGRAIIKSPGVPRHTWGTSKHEKLAENWTDTKETLLEGMAFNVKYLGMTLVGQPKGEDMAAAAIRRIVTMARAGTKKFRKVTLTVSPKGIVISDTDTADLVENVSIYRISYCTADKSQDKVFAYVSQSPFNETLECHAFLCQKKKIAQAVTLTVAQAFKVALDLWEIAQQDKSRKARSTCCPCAAGSPQRTPATGSPCLPADGSNACASAGVDKNLSRPFLSTSISSPSPRSNPTRRRPVKHDSWDVDDGLDDQLSSMDVEDACGEWSSPAPDPSLTMQL
- the LOC144039208 gene encoding low density lipoprotein receptor adapter protein 1-B isoform X1 — its product is MDALKSAGRAIIKSPGVPRHTWGTSKHEKLAENWTDTKETLLEGMAFNVKYLGMTLVGQPKGEDMAAAAIRRIVTMARAGTKKFRKVTLTVSPKGIVISDTDTADLVENVSIYRISYCTADKSQDKVFAYVSQSPFNETLECHAFLCQKKKIAQAVTLTVAQAFKVALDLWEIAQQDKSRKARSTCCPCAAGSPQRTPATGSPCLPADGSNACASAGVDKNLSRPFLSTSISSPSPRSNPTRRRPVKHDSWDVDDGLDDQLSSSMDVEDACGEWSSPAPDPSLTMQL
- the LOC144039208 gene encoding low density lipoprotein receptor adapter protein 1 isoform X3, yielding MDALKSAGRAIIKSPGVPRHTWGTSKHEKLAENWTDTKETLLEGMAFNVKYLGMTLVGQPKGEDMAAAAIRRIVTMARAGTKKFRKVTLTVSPKGIVISDTDTADLVENVSIYRISYCTADKSQDKVFAYVSQSPFNETLECHAFLCQKKKIAQAVTLTVAQAFKVALDLWEIAQQDKSRKARSTCCPCAAGSPQRTPATGSPCLPADGSNACASAGVDKNLSRPFLSTSISSPSPRSNPTRRRPVKHDSWDVDDGLDDQLSRMVEPGS